From a region of the Hymenobacter jejuensis genome:
- a CDS encoding porin family protein: MKKTTVVLATLFSAAAFSSAHAQGVRLGLRAGANYSNLTGNIQNENTYNNKVGFMGGVILNADLSGDGFLSIQPEVLYSQKGFENKPTEYTNTLLGVGYTQKREGKVNYNYLDVPVLLKINAGGLIFEAGPQYSYLLSSNNETKTTTTRLPNGTPSVSEAENKNDVSGLKRSELGYAAGIGYQADNGLSLNLRYTGAFSDFVKSDNGTYFDGDLKNARHSAFQLSLGYLIPSK; the protein is encoded by the coding sequence ATGAAAAAGACCACCGTTGTTTTAGCCACCTTATTTTCAGCCGCTGCCTTCTCCTCGGCTCACGCCCAGGGCGTCCGTTTGGGCCTGCGAGCCGGCGCTAACTACTCCAACCTCACCGGTAACATCCAAAACGAAAATACCTACAACAACAAAGTAGGCTTCATGGGCGGCGTGATCCTAAACGCCGACCTTTCCGGCGACGGCTTCCTCTCGATTCAGCCCGAAGTCTTGTATTCGCAGAAAGGCTTCGAAAATAAGCCTACCGAGTACACCAACACCCTTCTGGGCGTAGGCTACACTCAAAAGCGCGAAGGCAAAGTCAACTACAATTACCTCGATGTACCGGTGTTGCTGAAGATCAACGCGGGCGGACTGATTTTCGAAGCGGGTCCGCAGTATTCATACTTGCTCAGCTCCAACAACGAAACCAAAACGACCACCACACGCTTGCCCAACGGCACGCCTTCGGTGTCGGAAGCAGAGAACAAAAATGACGTTAGCGGCCTGAAGCGCAGCGAGTTGGGTTACGCAGCGGGCATCGGTTACCAAGCCGATAATGGCCTGAGCCTCAACCTACGCTACACGGGTGCCTTCAGCGATTTCGTAAAAAGCGACAACGGTACCTATTTCGACGGCGACCTGAAAAACGCCCGGCACTCGGCGTTCCAACTTTCGCTCGGCTACCTGATTCCGAGCAAGTAG
- a CDS encoding porin family protein has translation MKKLSVIVVAFLALTSFCSLSAHAQGLRLGVKAGANLSNLSGNLTNEDRFQNKIGFHGGLLLNAGLVGDGFLSIQPELLYSQKGFKNKDKEYSLLGNTLKFTGKTNYNYLDLPILLKINAGGLFFEAGPQFSYLLNVKDDSKRYVNGQQTSYTSSERDLNNVNRFEVGYAAGLGFQADSGPMIGIRYNGAFTDFSKDGYQNNDLRNARNQVFQAYVGFLIPSK, from the coding sequence ATGAAAAAACTCTCTGTTATCGTAGTTGCTTTTTTGGCTCTCACTTCCTTCTGTTCGCTGTCGGCACACGCACAGGGCCTGCGCTTGGGCGTTAAAGCGGGAGCTAATCTTTCCAATCTATCCGGCAATCTGACCAACGAAGATCGGTTCCAAAACAAAATCGGTTTTCACGGAGGCTTATTGCTCAATGCAGGCTTAGTAGGCGATGGCTTCCTCTCAATTCAGCCGGAGCTGCTGTACTCGCAGAAAGGCTTTAAAAACAAGGACAAGGAATATAGCCTGCTAGGCAACACGCTAAAATTCACGGGCAAAACCAACTACAACTACCTCGATTTACCCATTTTACTCAAAATCAATGCGGGTGGGCTTTTCTTCGAGGCAGGGCCGCAGTTTAGCTACCTGCTCAACGTCAAAGACGATTCGAAGCGCTACGTCAACGGGCAACAAACGTCTTATACCTCCTCCGAGCGCGACCTCAACAACGTAAACCGCTTCGAAGTGGGCTACGCCGCGGGCTTGGGCTTCCAGGCTGACAGCGGCCCCATGATCGGCATTCGCTACAACGGCGCCTTCACCGATTTCAGCAAAGACGGCTACCAAAACAACGACCTGCGCAACGCACGCAACCAGGTGTTTCAGGCTTACGTCGGATTTTTAATTCCAAGTAAATAA
- a CDS encoding DUF2199 domain-containing protein gives MSFHCACCGQIHECLPDIGSSAPWAMYTIPEEERATRVWLKQDTCVIDDQEFFIRGVLEIPVHEQEQTFGFGVWVSQSQEHFLSYQEYHNTDAIRPYFGWLCTEISMFSPTLSLKTMAHFQGNGQRPTIELEPTDHPLAVAQRDGISLERAWEIVHEYVKPSNLGVESSE, from the coding sequence ATGAGCTTCCACTGCGCTTGTTGCGGACAAATACATGAATGTTTACCTGACATTGGCTCATCAGCTCCTTGGGCCATGTACACTATTCCGGAGGAAGAACGTGCAACGCGCGTCTGGTTGAAGCAAGATACTTGCGTCATTGATGACCAAGAGTTCTTTATTCGTGGCGTACTGGAAATCCCTGTACATGAGCAGGAGCAAACATTTGGTTTTGGAGTTTGGGTTAGTCAATCACAAGAACATTTCCTCAGTTATCAAGAATACCATAACACTGATGCAATCAGGCCATATTTTGGATGGCTTTGCACCGAGATAAGCATGTTTTCTCCTACGCTCAGTCTTAAGACCATGGCTCATTTTCAGGGGAATGGCCAACGGCCCACTATTGAGCTAGAGCCTACAGATCATCCATTGGCAGTAGCACAGCGAGATGGAATAAGCTTAGAACGAGCGTGGGAGATTGTTCACGAATATGTTAAGCCTTCTAACCTTGGGGTTGAAAGCTCAGAATAG
- a CDS encoding dipeptidase, with protein MASYLEENKDRFLSELLDWLRIPSVSADPKFHGDVLRAADYLKARLEELGVENVELCETAGNPIVYGDKIVDPALPTVLVYGHYDVQPADPYELWTSPPFEPVIKDGNIYARGACDDKGQVYMHVKAFEVMMKEGGVPCNVKFMIEGEEEIGSNNLNVFVRENKEKLKADVILISDTGILANDTPSIEVGLRGLSYHEVEVTGPNRDLHSGLYGGAVANPINILCKMIASLHDENNHITIPGFYDNVQELSAEERAEMAKAPHSDEEFKQSIGLPDVYGEKGYSTIERTSIRPTLDVNGIWGGYTGEGAKTVIASKAYAKISMRLVPNQTSEEITEKFQKHFSSLVPSGATVVVRPHHGGEPVVTPTDSIAYQAASKALETTFGKKPIPTRGGGSIPIVAMFKSELGLDSVLLGFGLDSDAIHSPNEHYGVFNFLKGIETIPHFYRNYAALEASK; from the coding sequence ATGGCTTCCTACCTCGAAGAAAACAAAGACCGTTTCCTAAGCGAATTGCTGGACTGGCTGCGTATCCCGTCCGTATCAGCCGACCCCAAGTTTCATGGCGATGTGCTACGCGCCGCTGATTACTTGAAAGCCCGACTGGAAGAGCTAGGCGTCGAAAACGTAGAGCTTTGCGAAACTGCCGGCAACCCCATCGTCTACGGCGACAAAATTGTGGACCCGGCGTTACCTACGGTGCTCGTCTACGGCCACTACGACGTACAGCCCGCCGATCCTTATGAGCTATGGACTTCGCCGCCCTTCGAGCCGGTGATCAAAGATGGCAACATCTATGCGCGCGGCGCCTGCGACGACAAAGGCCAGGTGTACATGCACGTGAAGGCTTTTGAGGTGATGATGAAGGAGGGCGGCGTGCCCTGCAACGTCAAGTTCATGATTGAGGGAGAAGAAGAAATCGGCTCTAATAACCTGAACGTTTTCGTGCGCGAGAACAAGGAAAAGCTCAAGGCCGACGTCATCCTGATTTCGGATACCGGCATCCTGGCCAACGATACCCCCAGCATCGAAGTGGGCTTGCGCGGCCTGAGCTACCACGAGGTAGAAGTTACCGGCCCCAACCGCGACCTGCATTCGGGCCTGTACGGCGGTGCGGTGGCGAATCCTATTAATATTCTGTGCAAGATGATCGCGTCGTTGCACGACGAGAATAACCACATCACCATCCCCGGCTTCTACGACAACGTGCAGGAGCTTTCGGCCGAGGAGCGCGCCGAGATGGCCAAAGCGCCGCACTCCGACGAGGAATTCAAGCAAAGCATTGGCCTGCCTGATGTGTACGGCGAAAAGGGCTACAGCACCATCGAGCGCACCAGCATTCGGCCCACGCTCGACGTGAACGGCATTTGGGGCGGTTACACCGGCGAAGGCGCCAAAACCGTCATTGCCTCAAAGGCTTACGCCAAAATCTCGATGCGCCTAGTGCCCAACCAGACTTCGGAAGAGATCACGGAGAAATTCCAGAAGCACTTCTCGAGCTTGGTTCCTTCGGGGGCAACAGTGGTAGTGCGGCCCCACCACGGCGGTGAGCCTGTGGTAACCCCCACTGATTCAATCGCTTACCAAGCGGCCTCCAAAGCCCTTGAAACTACCTTTGGCAAGAAGCCCATTCCGACGCGCGGCGGCGGCTCTATTCCGATTGTGGCCATGTTCAAGTCGGAGCTGGGTCTGGACTCGGTGCTGCTCGGCTTTGGCCTCGATTCGGATGCAATTCACTCGCCCAACGAGCACTACGGCGTGTTCAATTTCCTGAAAGGCATCGAGACCATCCCGCATTTTTACCGCAACTACGCGGCGCTAGAGGCTTCTAAGTAA
- a CDS encoding porin family protein: protein MKKVTLTLLLATLASVGYGQGVRLGLKLGGSLTNAVGSDIVGSSLQVGGHGGITANVGITKNFSLQPEALFSMKGDQATSYGPSIRARLYYIDVPVVLKYTRDDVFFEAGPQGGYLLSYQDNTGFTTKTPTPFRTLDYGYVLGFGYQDPGGFSVGWRYNGGLTNVYRDVDFGDGVVTTKGRNNAIQLYIAYRFPALFGGKKAAVEEDTKKPAPK, encoded by the coding sequence GTGAAGAAAGTTACGCTGACCCTGCTGCTGGCCACCCTTGCCTCAGTGGGGTACGGGCAAGGAGTACGATTGGGGTTAAAACTGGGCGGCAGCCTCACCAACGCCGTCGGTAGCGATATTGTCGGGAGCAGCCTGCAAGTGGGCGGCCACGGCGGCATTACCGCAAACGTGGGCATTACCAAGAATTTTTCGCTGCAACCGGAAGCCTTATTTTCGATGAAAGGCGACCAAGCCACCAGCTACGGACCGTCTATTCGGGCGCGGCTGTACTACATTGATGTGCCCGTCGTGCTCAAATACACCCGAGACGATGTGTTTTTTGAGGCGGGTCCGCAGGGTGGCTATCTGCTTTCTTATCAGGATAATACGGGCTTTACGACCAAGACACCCACGCCCTTCCGCACCTTGGACTACGGCTACGTGCTGGGCTTTGGCTACCAGGACCCAGGCGGCTTTAGCGTAGGCTGGCGCTACAACGGCGGGCTCACCAACGTCTACCGCGACGTTGATTTTGGCGATGGCGTCGTCACGACGAAAGGCCGCAACAACGCCATTCAACTCTACATCGCTTACCGCTTTCCGGCCTTGTTCGGCGGTAAAAAGGCGGCGGTTGAAGAAGACACAAAAAAACCGGCACCTAAGTAA